GAGATGGAGGCTTTATCGCAAGTTTCAGTGATGGAACTGTGACCAACAAAAGCTGGCAAGCGCAAACATTTTATACAGCGCCTATTTATAATTTGAGGTGCTTGTCAGAGGTTGGGAGCAAACGCCTATCAAAAACATGCGATACGAAAGGGTATGACAATGGCAAAAATGCTTTTGCTGTCCATTGGTCAATTCCACCTGGCTGGAATAGCGAAAACTTCCAAGCAGACTGGCCAAGCGCGACTGAGTATTCTGAAAATGAGATAGGTGTTGATAATAAGCGCGCATACACCAATTTCAGGCAGGTGTTTTCTGGAGCCGGAGCGAAATTTATATGGTCAACTAATGTCGTGTTAGATAACGAGGTTCTGCTTCAATATAAGGTGGAGTAGTGGTTTACTAGACTTATCGTGAGCAGTTTATCGTCGGATAGTTGCTCATATTACCTTCCTAGTAATTTTCTTAGCCAACGAAAAGGTTGATGCTTGGACCTTGCTTTGTATAGATCCAAACCGAGGTAGTAGCTTTCTAAAAACTCGGTTCGGATCGACTGTACTTGATTTGATGTGTCAGCCAAGACTTGTGCTGTTTGAGTGGCATACTCGTTCGACAAGCTAAATGCTAGCCCCAAGTAGCCTTGTAAATAAAGCCAGATATGAGTGGTTAAAATTAACTGGTTTTTATCTTGGTACTGGAATTTTTTACTGTGCTTTTTACCTATATTTTGCTCAAAAGCTTGCTCTAGAGCTGCTACAGTTTCTGCTTGTTGGTTGAGTTTATCAAGGCATTCAATGTGTTGCTTTGTCGCAATGCCAAGTAAGTGGTCGGTGACTTTCTTTTCCGGTTTATTTGTACATGCCTTTTCGAAAAGGCTTTGGTTTCGATCGCAGAACCAAAGCCATGTTTCTGAAAGCTTATTGATCACTTGCAATTGATTGATTTGTATATCGAATAAACTTTCTTTTAAGTTACTCATAGCACTGTAACTTTTTCCAAACTAGATTATATGAACCAGCGTCGGTGTCGATAAATATGGATTCATCCGATATCATTACTGACATTTCCATACCTCGAACAAGCGATTGAGCGACTTCTTCTATTGCGCCGGGCTCGAACTGGTGAACTTCAACATTTGCAAAGTCCGCGATTTGTCTTTGGTTTTGTTCCCACCAAAGGTCTGACTTTGTGTTGAAGCTAAACACTTTAACTTGCTCTGCTTTACGCGAAGCTTTTTTAATTCGATCTACATCGGGTTCTCCGACATCAATCCATAGCAATATTATGTCATCGAGTGAATGAGACCACATATCGGGTTGTTCAGTCGTTGAAAGGCCTTTGGTAAACTTTAATGAGTGTTGTGAATTGAGGCAATATGCCAAAACTCGCGCAAGCATACGCTGGTTGTTTTCCGAGGGATGTTGAGCGACTGTCAGAGAAAGACTGTCGTAATGATTAGTATTTAAATCGGACAGTGAGATGCGAAACTTGTAAATTGTGGGTTTTAATGCCATTTGTGTTACCAAAAAAATAGCCAGCGTAATGCTGGCTATTTTTTACAAAAAAGTCACTAATTACAGTACTTTGATGCTTTCAGCTTGTGGGCCTTTTTGACCTTGAGATACTACGAACTCAACTTTTTGGCCTTCAACAAGAGTACGGAAGCCGTCACCAGTGATAGCTGAGAAGTGAGCGAACACGTCAGGGCCGTTTTCTTGTTGAATGAAACCGAAACCTTTAGTTTCGTT
This genomic stretch from Vibrio marisflavi CECT 7928 harbors:
- a CDS encoding YaeQ family protein: MALKPTIYKFRISLSDLNTNHYDSLSLTVAQHPSENNQRMLARVLAYCLNSQHSLKFTKGLSTTEQPDMWSHSLDDIILLWIDVGEPDVDRIKKASRKAEQVKVFSFNTKSDLWWEQNQRQIADFANVEVHQFEPGAIEEVAQSLVRGMEMSVMISDESIFIDTDAGSYNLVWKKLQCYE
- a CDS encoding cold-shock protein, with product MSNTVTGTVKWFNETKGFGFIQQENGPDVFAHFSAITGDGFRTLVEGQKVEFVVSQGQKGPQAESIKVL